The proteins below come from a single Euleptes europaea isolate rEulEur1 chromosome 5, rEulEur1.hap1, whole genome shotgun sequence genomic window:
- the GPRIN2 gene encoding G protein-regulated inducer of neurite outgrowth 2, with amino-acid sequence MANHQLHTHSHQETLNSVCHGTPSPNYHLLSKSSSNLAGIGRTDLGGKPSSKPELRKSFSSSACQAQTRETDAGSTPISEWSSTHSEIASTVRTVSSLSPSDSAQSGPKSTNHFLSVDNSSEPMERTDARMNVKSFAAKNMSSACGVNPQHMSTMDELGVAVQRSLSDLTCRCKQKSPVPHMETSATYSAMSSNSGYGVSAGNLAFQRPRYRSNVYENAPDFQSHPIQIPGLPRDQNVPGNIFDNISHDQVFADPGTYSTNVLGSHAPRDNLSNSAMYAHGGIMYSNFSTGVYPPGLVAIQNSTALPYNIRREPVMKVEGTGPAYCHSLPIPSLQFIPRLVCSVSESGKEQVSPGYCPSLSATGMATLPKLVSSVSESGLDAKRILRCSSVRGGHGSQAQPYAQQGGPQQERKTTYVVLNSCQDGTEVVLKTKDTWTMTSMNDMIRGSQLPLECRDAGVQTIPTKECKSVATSPSVVVEDHLPDLYPHVYPEVNLESEAEGEKSPVREVRWDAEGMTWEVYGAEVDPEVLGLAIQKHLEIQIEQLQTESGMISRKSTDDVLPDKDEKRMSFRTMMYCLRNPSCCARSSTVVE; translated from the coding sequence ATGGCAAATCACCAGCTTCACACCCATTCCCATCAAGAAACCTTAAACTCCGTCTGCCACGGTACCCCAAGTCCCAACTACCACCTTCTTTCGAAGAGCTCCTCAAACCTGGCAGGCATTGGGCGGACggatttggggggaaagccgagCAGCAAGCCGGAGCTCCGGAAAAGCTTCAGCAGTTCTGCCTGCCAAGCCCAGACGAGGGAAACAGACGCCGGAAGCACACCTATTTCCGAATGGTCCTCGACCCACTCGGAAATTGCATCCACGGTCAGGACCGTGAGCAGCTTGTCTCCGAGCGACAGTGCCCAGAGCGGCCCCAAGAGCACCAACCACTTCCTGTCTGTCGACAACTCGTCAGAACCTATGGAAAGAACGGATGCGAGAATGAATGTTAAGAGTTTCGCTGCAAAGAACATGTCTTCGGCATGTGGGGTAAATCCACAGCACATGAGCACGATGGATGAACTGGGAGTCGCAGTCCAAAGAAGTCTTTCTGACTTGACATGCCGCTGCAAGCAGAAGAGTCCTGTCCCCCACATGGAAACGAGTGCCACGTACTCAGCTATGAGTTCCAACAGTGGTTATGGTGTTTCTGCGGGCAACTTGGCTTTCCAAAGACCAAGATACAGATCAAACGTGTATGAAAATGCCCCAGATTTTCAAAGTCACCCGATTCAGATCCCAGGCTTGCCTAGAGACCAAAATGTGCCTGGTAACATCTTTGATAACATATCGCATGATCAGGTTTTTGCAGATCCTGGAACATACAGCACAAATGTCCTTGGGTCTCATGCGCCCAGAGATAACCTCTCAAACTCGGCAATGTATGCTCACGGCGGAATCATGTACAGTAACTTTTCCACTGGCGTGTACCCACCAGGCTTGGTGGCTATTCAGAACAGCACTGCCCTGCCCTATAATATAAGACGGGAGCCCGTGATGAAGGTAGAGGGCACCGGTCCGGCCTACTGCCATTCCTTGCCCATACCTTCTCTTCAGTTCATTCCAAGGTTAGTCTGTTCAGTTAGCGAATCAGGAAAAGAACAAGTAAGCCCCGGATATTGTCCTTCTTTGTCTGCTACTGGGATGGCGACCCTTCCTAAGCTGGTGTCATCTGTTAGCGAATCAGGTCTGGACGCCAAGCGAATCTTGAGATGCAGTAGCGTGCGCGGGGGACACGGGTCGCAAGCTCAGCCTTACGCCCAACAGGGTGGGCCCCAACAGGAAAGGAAGACAACTTATGTGGTGTTGAACAGCTGCCAGGATGGTACAGAAGTGGTCCTGAAAACGAAAGACACATGGACCATGACCTCGATGAACGACATGATCCGAGGCTCACAGCTTCCTCTTGAGTGCAGAGACGCCGGAGTACAAACCATCCCCACAAAGGAGTGTAAGTCCGTGGCCACAAGCCCCTCAGTTGTAGTGGAGGACCACCTCCCAGACTTGTACCCCCACGTGTACCCAGAGGTGAATTTGGAATCTGAGGCAGAAGGGGAAAAGTCTCCCGTGCGGGAAGTGAGATGGGATGCCGAAGGCATGACATGGGAAGTCTACGGGGCGGAAGTTGATCCAGAAGTTCTCGGGCTGGCCATTCAAAAACATCTGGAGATTCAGATTGAACAGTTGCAGACAGAAAGCGGGATGATCTCTAGGAAAAGTACCGATGACGTGTTGCCGGATAAAGATGAAAAGAGAATGTCTTTCAGAACAATGATGTATTGCCTCAGAAATCCAAGTTGTTGTGCGCGTTCTAGCACAGTAGTGGAATAA
- the LOC130477989 gene encoding chymotrypsin-like elastase family member 2A produces MFRGTVLVLVLALSLAKASWPQKVFLPKLLDLDWPQNCGVAYFQPNIFAKIISGNEARPHSWPWQVSLQARSKPSDKFVHVCGGTLIHRRWVLTAAHCFQKGEVEDVTNWRILLGKHYLRHPESTERSYRVQRIYRHENFRYPQLSELEYDIALVKPVEDIMANKFIRYACLPKTDTFLHPGHSCWVTGWGDTRGGKENLALAEVLNQAKLPVIDFNTCHLKKFWGHKMQPSMLCAGLRDNAKSPAACQGDSGGPLVCQTGSDSWEVHGVVSFGPVGCQVPNKPTVFTRTSAFIPWIEATRLRDFFL; encoded by the exons ATGTTTCGGGGCACTGTCCTTGTCCTGGTTTTGGCCCTTTCTTTGGCAAAGGCGTCCTGGCCGCAGAAGGTATTTCTTCCCAAACTCCTGGATTTAG ACTGGCCCCAAAACTGTGGTGTCGCTTACTTCCAGCCCAACATATTTGCAAAGATAATATCTGGCAACGAAGCTAGGCCGCATTCTTGGCCTTGGCAGGTCTCTTTACAG gctCGCTCTAAACCAAGTGACAAATTTGTTCACGTCTGCGGTGGCACGCTCATTCACAGACGCTGGGTCCTCACCGCCGCTCACTGCTTCCAGAA aggagAGGTGGAAGATGTTACGAACTGGCGCATTCTTCTAGGCAAACACTACCTTAGACACCCCGAATCTACCGAACGAAGCTACCGGGTGCAGCGAATCTACCGGCATGAAAATTTCCGCTATCCTCAGCTAAGTGAGCTTGAGTATGACATCGCTTTGGTCAAGCCTGTAGAAGACATTATGGCCAATAAGTTTATCCGCTACGCCTGCCTGCCAAAGACAGACACCTTTCTCCACCCAGGACATTCTTGCTGGGTGACTGGCTGGGGAGATACAAGAG GTGGGAAAGAAaacttggccctggctgaagTTTTGAATCAAGCCAAGTTACCAGTCATAGATTTCAACACATGTCATCTCAAGAAATTCTGGGGCCACAAAATGCAACCATCGATGCTTTGCGCTGGATTAAGAGACAATGCAAAGTCTCCTGCTGCTTGCCAG GGAGATTCTGGCGGCCCGCTCGTTTGCCAGACTGGGAGTGATTCCTGGGAAGTCCACGGGGTTGTCAGCTTTGGACCGGTTGGCTGCCAGGTGCCAAACAAGCCCACGGTCTTTACTAGGACATCTGCCTTCATTCCTTGGATTGAAGCTACCAGGCTGCGGGATTTCTTTTTGTGA